GCTGCTGACAAAGACATTTAACAACAGCAACTCTACAGCCAGCACCTGGAGCATGCAAATCGGTTTGCGTTACATGTTCAACTAATCGGGTTACATACGACATTACTCATCACAGTATGTCATATCAACAAGAAAGCCTTCGCAATGCGAGGGCTTTCTTGTTGATATAAACTATTATAAAAAAAGTGCAGCCTTTTGTAATGGCTGCACTTTGTATTTCTCGTAGAAATGCTCGTTACTTTTTAGCTTCTCTGGCCCAGGTATCTTTCAAGGTTACGGTACGGTTAAACACCAACTTCGAAGCATTGCTATGCACAGCATCCAGGGTAAAATAACCTTTCCGGATAAATTGAAAATGATCACCTACCTGTGCTGCTGTCAATGCAGGTTCTATGTATGCATGTTCAATCACCTGCAAGCTATCGGGGTTGATATACGATTTGAAATCACCTTCTTCCGCAGAAGGATTTTCAACCTTGAACAAACGGTCGTACAACCGAACTTCCGCTTGCACTGCATGTGCGGCACTTATCCAATGAATGGTACCTTTTGCATGAACACCACTGGTATCGCTGCCGCTGCGGCTTTCAGGAATGTATTCGGCCAGCACTTTGGTTACACGGCCATCAGCATCTTTTTCAAAACCGGTACAGCGAACGATGTAAGCACTTTTCAACCGTACCACGGCACCCGGTGCCAGACGGAACCACTTCTTAGAAGCTTCTTCCATGAAGTCTTCCCGCTCAATCCACAGCGTTCCGCTAAAAGGAATTTCCCGTTCGCCGGTCTCCGGCATTTCGGGGTTGTTTTCCGATTGCATCATCTCTACCTGCCCTGCCGGATAGTTGGTAATTTCCAACGCCAGCGGATCGAGCACCGCCATACGGCGCAAAGCAGTTTTGTTCAGGTCTTCCCGAACAAAAAATTCGAGCAAACTCAGGTCAATCAGGTTTTCTCTTTTGGCCACGCCGATACGGTCGCAAAAGTCTCGGATGGATTTCGGCGTGTAACCACGGCGACGCATACCACTGATGGTAGGCATACGTGGGTCGTCCCAGCTTTCCACATGACCTTCATTTACCAACTGCAGCAGCTTCCGCTTGCTCATTACAGTATAGGTCATATTGAGGCGGGCAAATTCATATTGATGACTCGGGAAAATCTCGAGTTGCTCAATCAGCCAATCGTACAAGGCACGGTGCGGAATAAACTCCAGCGTACAAATGCTATGCGTAATGCCTTCAATGCTATCGCTTTGGCCATGCGCAAAATCGTACATCGGGTAAATGCACCATGCATCGCCGGTGCGATGATGGTGGGCATGCTTGATGCGATAGATGATAGGGTCTCGCAGCAGCATGTTGGGGCTGGCCATGTCTACCTTGGCCCGCAACACCTTGCTGCCATCCGCATATTTACCTGACCGCATGTCGGTAAAGATTTGCAGGTTCTCTGCTACGCTGCGTTCTGCGTATTGGTTACGCACACCCGGTTGTGTGGGCGTACCTTTTTGTGCGGCTATTTCTTCAGAAGTGCTGTCGTCAACATACGCCAGCCCCTTCTCAATCAGTTTTACAGCAAAAGCATACAGCTGTTCAAAGTAATCAGAAGCGTAAAATTCATTGGCCCACTGAAAACCCAGCCACTGCACGTCACCTTTAATACTGTCTACATATTCGGTGTCTTCTGTTACAGGATTGGTATCATCAAAACGAAGATTGGTGGCACCGCCATATTTCTGTGCCAATCCAAAGTTGAGGCAAATGCTTTTGGCATGGCCAATGTGCAAATACCCATTGGGCTCTGGAGGAAAACGGGTAAGAATGGACTTGTGTTTGCCAGCAGCTAAATCGGTTTCAATAATTTCTTCGATAAAATTCAGGCTCTTCTCTTCACTCATGTGTTGCTTGTTTTTGTTGCCACCATTGCCTTTGGGCATTTCATTGCCCTGTAAACTGTGGTACTTCTTTTTATACACGAAGGCTGCAAATGTAACGCAATGCCTATGTTTCACGGAGATGAAAATCACAGTGTACCGTTGCTGCTCCATGTGCCGAGCGGAAGACGGGATTCGAATGCCGACAAGCCACTTGTGGCGGCTGTCTGCACCGTGACATCCGCTTCGGGCGGATCGTCACGGCCCGCGACCTTCAGTTTGGGAAACTGAAGCTCTACCCCTGAGCTACTTCCGCTGAATGTTTTAAAGGTAAGCAACACTGGTTTTGCAACACCTGACTTTAGCCAAGCGCTACATCCAATATCATCATTACTGTAAAGCCACCCATAAAACCCATTACGGCCAAATCGGTGTATTTGTCGCGTTGGGTTTCTGGTATTACCTCTTCCACCACCACGTATATCATGGCGCCTGCGGCAAAAGCAAGGGCAAATGGCAACACTGGCTGCATATATATCACCGCTACGGCGCCCAACACGCCGGCAATGGGCTCTACAATGGCAGAAAGCTGTCCATACCAAAAGCTTTTGAATCGGCTCACACCATGTCTGCGCAGCGGCATGGCTACTGCAAATCCTTCGGGAAAGTTTTGAATGCCGATGCCTATGGCCAAGGTAATGGCACCGGCAATGGTAGCATCGGGCATACCCTGAGCAGCAGCGCCAAACAACACCCCTACGGCCAAACCTTCAGGAATATTGTGGAGCGTAATGGCCAATATCAGCAATGTACTTCTGCGCCATTGGGTTTGTACACCTTCCGTTTCTTCATCGGTAAAATTGATGTGCAGGTGCGGCAAATATTTATCGAGGGCAAATAT
The Phnomibacter ginsenosidimutans genome window above contains:
- a CDS encoding ZIP family metal transporter; the protein is MEKITAFVTEIGPVYAALLATIFTWLVTAAGASLVFFFKKMHRGLLDAMLGFTGGVMVAASFWSLLNPSIEMSERMFPSAPWFPAAVGFLAGGFFIFALDKYLPHLHINFTDEETEGVQTQWRRSTLLILAITLHNIPEGLAVGVLFGAAAQGMPDATIAGAITLAIGIGIQNFPEGFAVAMPLRRHGVSRFKSFWYGQLSAIVEPIAGVLGAVAVIYMQPVLPFALAFAAGAMIYVVVEEVIPETQRDKYTDLAVMGFMGGFTVMMILDVALG
- a CDS encoding glutamine--tRNA ligase/YqeY domain fusion protein; protein product: MYKKKYHSLQGNEMPKGNGGNKNKQHMSEEKSLNFIEEIIETDLAAGKHKSILTRFPPEPNGYLHIGHAKSICLNFGLAQKYGGATNLRFDDTNPVTEDTEYVDSIKGDVQWLGFQWANEFYASDYFEQLYAFAVKLIEKGLAYVDDSTSEEIAAQKGTPTQPGVRNQYAERSVAENLQIFTDMRSGKYADGSKVLRAKVDMASPNMLLRDPIIYRIKHAHHHRTGDAWCIYPMYDFAHGQSDSIEGITHSICTLEFIPHRALYDWLIEQLEIFPSHQYEFARLNMTYTVMSKRKLLQLVNEGHVESWDDPRMPTISGMRRRGYTPKSIRDFCDRIGVAKRENLIDLSLLEFFVREDLNKTALRRMAVLDPLALEITNYPAGQVEMMQSENNPEMPETGEREIPFSGTLWIEREDFMEEASKKWFRLAPGAVVRLKSAYIVRCTGFEKDADGRVTKVLAEYIPESRSGSDTSGVHAKGTIHWISAAHAVQAEVRLYDRLFKVENPSAEEGDFKSYINPDSLQVIEHAYIEPALTAAQVGDHFQFIRKGYFTLDAVHSNASKLVFNRTVTLKDTWAREAKK